One genomic region from Leptolyngbyaceae cyanobacterium JSC-12 encodes:
- a CDS encoding Mo-nitrogenase iron protein subunit NifH (IMG reference gene:2510098635~PFAM: 4Fe-4S iron sulfur cluster binding proteins, NifH/frxC family~TIGRFAM: nitrogenase iron protein), with product MTDESIRQIAFYGKGGIGKSTTSQNTIAGLAEMGERIMIVGCDPKADSTRLMLHSKAQTTILHLAAERGSVEDLEIEEVMLEGYLGVRCVESGGPEPGVGCAGRGIITAINFLEENGAYEDIDFVSYDVLGDVVCGGFAMPIREGKAQEIYIVTSGEMMAMYAANNIARGILKYAHSGGVRLGGLICNSRKVDRELELIETLAKRLNTQMIHFVPRDNIVQHAELRRMTVIEYAPDSAQAEEYRTLARKIKENTKCTIPTPISMDELEDLLVEFGILAGEEDYQRAIAAGTKAPAGVA from the coding sequence ATGACTGACGAAAGCATCAGACAGATAGCCTTCTATGGCAAAGGTGGGATTGGTAAATCGACTACCTCCCAAAATACGATCGCTGGCTTGGCTGAAATGGGCGAGCGTATCATGATCGTCGGTTGTGACCCTAAAGCAGACTCTACTCGTTTGATGCTGCATAGCAAAGCTCAAACCACTATTCTTCACCTGGCAGCTGAACGCGGTTCAGTAGAAGATTTGGAAATTGAAGAGGTCATGCTCGAAGGGTATCTGGGCGTTCGTTGCGTAGAATCTGGTGGTCCTGAACCTGGTGTCGGTTGTGCTGGACGCGGCATCATCACGGCTATCAATTTCTTGGAAGAAAACGGTGCCTACGAAGACATCGATTTCGTTTCCTACGATGTATTGGGCGACGTTGTTTGTGGTGGGTTTGCTATGCCAATCCGTGAAGGCAAAGCCCAAGAAATCTATATCGTTACCTCTGGTGAAATGATGGCAATGTACGCTGCCAATAACATCGCACGAGGCATTCTCAAATATGCTCACTCTGGTGGTGTGCGCTTGGGCGGTCTCATTTGTAACAGCCGTAAAGTTGACCGAGAACTCGAATTGATTGAAACTTTGGCAAAACGACTGAACACACAGATGATTCATTTCGTTCCTCGCGATAACATCGTGCAACACGCAGAATTGCGTCGCATGACGGTAATTGAGTACGCTCCTGATAGCGCTCAAGCTGAAGAGTATCGTACTCTTGCTCGCAAGATCAAAGAAAACACTAAATGCACAATTCCAACTCCTATCTCAATGGATGAACTGGAAGATCTGCTAGTGGAATTTGGTATCCTTGCTGGTGAAGAAGATTACCAAAGAGCGATCGCAGCAGGCACCAAAGCACCCGCTGGCGTTGCTTAA